From one Lolium rigidum isolate FL_2022 chromosome 4, APGP_CSIRO_Lrig_0.1, whole genome shotgun sequence genomic stretch:
- the LOC124647202 gene encoding putative F-box/LRR-repeat protein At5g02700, producing the protein MEAAVAALEAAAEKTAGAASAAKEAAVAASAAATEAAGAATAAKETAVAASAAATEAAGAATAAKEAAMAALAAAEQAAATSSAAKEAAVAAEAAAAATARELAAAMRYSKKRRFHQIDDGGSRGGSRNDRGNLDLISALPDDVLGSIISRLTTKDGARTQAISRRWLPLWRSAPLNLADDFIGSVSSSKRMALLFPVINAWLHSQALDSLEELDLADIRDMPLSVFRFAPTLRFARFNRCGLPNSISTMRLNFPCLKQLTLHGIPVMEDALHNLLSGCTALESLELTYIYGIGAICISSQTLRSLAFNRYGSKTLQLVIKDAPSLERLLPLYQDCDQGTIEVIRAPKLEVLGLLSKYLSKFQFGTTIFEKMIAVSLTTKIHTMKVLVLDSTGPNLDAVVDFLKCFPCLVRLYIISHPTKDMNNARKYDRLDPIECLELHLKKVVLMNYDGSKRPSVEFAKFFVLNSKLLKEMEIEVLNKRNDKWMANQRKQLCVDNRASQDARIELKIGTKKSDLTKMDTHDLSVADPFESGAFC; encoded by the exons ATGGAGGCCGCGGTGGCGGcactggaggcggccgcggagaaGACCGCCGGAGCGGCGTCGGCCGCGAAAGAGGCTgccgtggcggcctcggctgctgCGACGGAGGCTGCTGGGGCGGCCACGGCTGCGAAGGAGACCgcggtggccgcctcggctgctgCGACGGAGGCCGCAGGGGCGGCCACGGCTGCGAAGGAGGCCGCGATGGCGGCCTTGGCCGCCGCTGAGCAGGCGGCGGCGACATCATCAGCAGCGAAAGAGGCTGCGGTAGCGGCGGAGGCTGCTGCAGCGGCGACCGCGAGGGAGCTGGCAGCGGCGATGCGCTATTCTAAGAAGCGTAGATTCCATCAGATCGACGACGGAGGGAGTCGCGGCGGCAGCCGCAATGACAGGGGAAACCTCGATCTCATCAGCGCCCTTCCCGACGACGTCCTCGGCAGCATAATCTCCCGCCTGACCACCAAGGACGGCGCCCGCACGCAGGCCATCTCTCGCCGGTGGCTTCCCCTCTGGCGCTCCGCGCCACTTAATCTTGCGGATGATTTTATCGGCTCGGTCTCGAGCAGCAAGCGCATGGCCTTG CTGTTCCCCGTGATTAACGCTTGGCTTCACTCTCAAGCCCTGGACAGCCTAGAGGAGCTCGATCTCGCCGACATCAGGGACATGCCGCTGTCCGTGTTCCGTTTCGCTCCCACGCTCCGCTTTGCCAGATTCAACCGTTGCGGTTTGCCCAATTCGATTTCAACGATGCGTCTGAATTTCCCGTGCCTCAAGCAGCTCACCCTGCATGGGATCCCCGTTATGGAGGATGCTCTCCACAACTTGCTCTCTGGCTGCACTGCCTTGGAAAGCCTTGAGCTGACATATATTTATGGCATAGGTGCCATCTGCATCAGCTCCCAAACTCTTAGGAGCTTAGCCTTCAACCGTTACGGGTCGAAAACTTTGCAGCTAGTAATCAAGGACGCCCCTTCTCTAGAAAGATTGCTACCGCTATATCAAGATTGTGATCAAGGGACCATCGAGGTAATCCGAGCACCTAAACTGGAGGTGTTGGGTTTGCTATCTAAATACTTATCCAAATTCCAGTTTGGAACAACGATTTTTGAG AAAATGATTGCTGTCAGCTTAACAACCAAAATTCACACCATGAAGGTTCTGGTTCTCGACTCTACTGGGCCTAATCTGGATGCCGTTGTTGACTTCCTCAAGTGCTTCCCCTGCTTGGTGAGGCTGTATATCATT TCACACCCAACAAAGGATATGAATAATGCAAGGAAGTATGACCGGTTGGATCCAATTGAGTGCCTTGAGCTCCATCTAAAGAAAGTGGTGTTAATGAATTACGATGGCAGCAAGAGGCCATCTGTTGAATTTGCCAAGTTCTTTGTTCTGAATAGTAAGTTGCTAAAAGAGATGGAAATCGAAGTTCTTAACAAGCGGAACGACAAATGGATGGCTAATCAACGCAAGCAGCTATGTGTGGATAATAGAGCTTCTCAAGATGCTCGAATTGAACTGAAAATCGGTACGAAGAAATCCGACTTAACCAAGATGGATACCCATGATTTGTCAGTGGCTGATCCCTTTGAAAGCGGAGCCTTTTGTTGA